A region from the Haloarcula limicola genome encodes:
- a CDS encoding TRAM domain-containing protein, whose protein sequence is MEISDELLCLFSATVSDDGERYTVEIPRREVDTGAIEAGGTYRVALISADAEGETEGESGRGEAETPPDQPQPPVEPGETRYVEIEDIGKQGDGIARVERGYVIIVPGADIGERVKIEVTEVKSNFAVGEIIDEEV, encoded by the coding sequence TTGGAAATCTCGGACGAACTGCTGTGTCTGTTCAGTGCTACCGTGAGCGACGACGGGGAGCGATACACCGTCGAAATACCGCGCCGCGAAGTCGACACCGGGGCCATCGAGGCCGGGGGGACGTATCGGGTCGCACTCATCTCTGCGGACGCCGAGGGCGAGACCGAAGGCGAATCGGGGCGGGGCGAGGCGGAGACGCCGCCGGACCAGCCGCAGCCGCCGGTCGAGCCGGGCGAGACGCGCTACGTCGAGATCGAGGACATCGGCAAGCAAGGGGACGGCATCGCCCGCGTCGAGCGGGGCTACGTCATCATCGTCCCGGGCGCGGACATCGGCGAACGCGTCAAGATAGAGGTCACGGAGGTCAAGTCGAACTTCGCCGTCGGCGAGATCATCGACGAAGAGGTCTGA
- a CDS encoding DUF7123 family protein encodes MSATAQATDSPLSEKQRRILDYLEANAGEQTYFKSRLIGEELGLSAKEVGTNMTAIANGDHALDVEKWGYSSSTTWMVEA; translated from the coding sequence ATGAGCGCGACAGCACAGGCGACCGACAGCCCGCTCTCGGAGAAACAGCGCCGCATCCTGGACTACCTCGAAGCCAACGCCGGAGAGCAGACGTACTTCAAGTCGCGGCTCATCGGCGAGGAGCTCGGCCTCTCCGCGAAAGAAGTGGGAACGAACATGACCGCGATCGCCAACGGCGACCACGCCCTCGACGTCGAGAAGTGGGGCTACTCCTCCTCGACGACGTGGATGGTCGAAGCCTGA
- a CDS encoding winged helix-turn-helix transcriptional regulator, with protein sequence MTRDGGVDEDKRATLRRFAALGAASPLARFTDDGSDSDAPDAIAGYVSAHPGAHFSKLRDDLQLGTGEAQHHLHRLEKEGVVDSRKDGDYRRYFPAGQFSEFEQVTLGYLRRATARGMLVALLRDPSITAAELASALDVSRPTISNYAADLESAGLLTREGSYAVTEPETILTLVVRYADSFGDDAAALASEADSLFRYDP encoded by the coding sequence ATGACACGGGACGGCGGCGTCGACGAGGACAAGCGCGCGACGCTGCGTCGCTTCGCCGCCCTCGGCGCTGCCAGTCCCCTCGCCCGCTTCACCGACGACGGGAGCGACAGCGACGCTCCCGACGCCATCGCGGGCTACGTCTCCGCCCACCCGGGCGCGCACTTCTCGAAGCTCCGCGACGACCTGCAACTGGGCACCGGCGAGGCCCAGCACCACCTCCACCGACTGGAGAAAGAGGGCGTCGTCGACTCGCGCAAGGACGGCGACTACCGCCGGTACTTCCCGGCCGGACAGTTCTCCGAGTTCGAACAGGTGACGCTGGGATACCTCCGCCGGGCGACGGCCCGCGGGATGCTCGTCGCGCTGCTGCGCGACCCCTCGATCACCGCCGCGGAACTGGCGAGCGCGCTCGACGTCTCGCGGCCGACCATCAGCAACTACGCCGCCGACCTCGAATCGGCGGGACTGCTCACGAGAGAGGGGAGCTACGCGGTCACGGAGCCGGAGACGATTCTGACGCTCGTCGTGCGCTACGCCGACTCCTTCGGCGACGACGCCGCCGCGCTGGCCAGCGAGGCGGACTCGCTGTTCCGCTACGACCCGTAG
- a CDS encoding SPFH domain-containing protein: MFPALVPLQIGGIIGFVTVIFLLLAIALVYSSVVIIRPYQKGAYTVLGTYRGILDQGIHFIYPFVSDVTRFDMRTQTLDVPRQEAITRDNSPVTADAVVYIKVMDPKKAFLEVDNYERAVSNLAQTTLRAVLGDMELDDTLNKRQEINARIRKELDEPTDEWGVRVESVEVREVNPSKDVQQAMEQQTSAERKRRAMILEAQGERRSAIETAEGDKQSNIIRAQGEKQSQILEAQGDAISTVLRAKSAESMGERAVIDKGMETLGEMGKSESTTFVLPQELTSLVGRYGKHLSGSDVKENGHVLDALDFDAETREMLGLDDIEEILGQIDEEAEVDVEAMEEEAQKIKRGDDSGVDDADEVIEQMDADLEGDMTKTDVAGGPDDTDGLDDTDQQA; this comes from the coding sequence ATGTTCCCCGCGCTAGTACCGCTGCAGATCGGAGGGATCATCGGCTTCGTCACGGTGATCTTCCTCCTGTTAGCCATCGCGCTGGTGTACTCCAGCGTCGTGATCATCCGCCCGTACCAGAAGGGCGCGTACACCGTCCTCGGGACGTACCGGGGTATCCTCGACCAGGGGATCCACTTCATCTACCCCTTCGTCTCGGACGTGACCCGCTTCGACATGCGGACGCAGACGCTCGACGTGCCGCGACAGGAGGCCATCACCCGCGACAACTCGCCGGTCACCGCCGACGCCGTCGTCTACATCAAGGTGATGGACCCGAAGAAGGCCTTCCTCGAAGTCGACAACTACGAGCGCGCCGTCTCCAACCTCGCCCAGACCACCCTCCGAGCCGTCCTGGGCGACATGGAACTCGACGACACGCTGAACAAGCGACAGGAGATCAACGCCCGCATCCGGAAGGAACTGGACGAACCCACCGACGAGTGGGGCGTCCGGGTCGAGTCGGTGGAGGTCCGCGAGGTCAACCCCTCGAAGGACGTCCAGCAGGCGATGGAGCAACAGACCTCCGCGGAGCGCAAACGCCGCGCCATGATCCTGGAGGCGCAGGGTGAACGGCGCTCCGCCATCGAGACGGCCGAAGGTGACAAGCAGTCCAACATCATCCGCGCACAGGGTGAGAAGCAGAGCCAGATCCTCGAAGCGCAGGGTGACGCCATCTCGACGGTCCTGCGGGCGAAATCCGCCGAGTCGATGGGCGAGCGCGCCGTCATCGACAAGGGGATGGAAACTCTGGGCGAGATGGGCAAATCCGAATCGACGACGTTCGTCCTCCCGCAGGAACTCACGTCGCTCGTGGGCCGCTACGGCAAGCACCTCTCCGGTTCGGACGTCAAGGAGAACGGCCACGTCCTCGACGCCCTGGACTTCGACGCCGAGACCCGCGAGATGCTCGGCCTCGACGACATCGAGGAGATCCTCGGCCAGATCGACGAGGAGGCCGAGGTCGACGTCGAGGCGATGGAGGAGGAGGCCCAGAAGATAAAGCGCGGCGACGACTCGGGCGTCGACGACGCCGACGAGGTCATCGAACAGATGGACGCCGACCTCGAAGGAGACATGACGAAGACCGACGTCGCCGGCGGCCCGGACGACACCGACGGCCTCGACGACACGGACCAGCAAGCGTAG
- a CDS encoding NfeD family protein — protein sequence MAFPPVALALAPAQVDPLFSMSLSLLLFLAGAGLVAAEAFAPGTHFFVLGVALLTAGLVGLFIPASLGLLAPVILTVVVLLTTAATLWGYRQLDFAGGSRGQTLSSSSLQGQFGTVTERVTRSSGEVKLEDGGFNPYYQARAIDGDIEEGTEVLVVDPGGGNVLKVEPVGSAGDDIDRALARDRATTDERESDAREPDTESERA from the coding sequence ATGGCGTTCCCCCCGGTCGCCCTCGCTCTCGCGCCCGCACAGGTCGACCCACTGTTCAGTATGTCCCTCTCCCTGCTGTTGTTTCTGGCCGGTGCCGGACTCGTCGCCGCCGAGGCGTTCGCACCGGGGACACACTTCTTCGTCCTCGGCGTCGCCCTGTTGACGGCGGGGCTCGTCGGTCTGTTCATCCCGGCGAGCCTGGGGCTTCTCGCGCCGGTCATCCTCACGGTGGTCGTCCTGCTGACGACGGCGGCGACGCTGTGGGGGTACCGTCAGCTCGACTTCGCCGGCGGCAGCCGCGGCCAAACGCTGAGTTCGAGTTCGCTGCAGGGCCAGTTCGGCACCGTCACCGAGCGAGTCACCCGTAGCTCCGGCGAAGTGAAACTGGAGGACGGCGGCTTCAACCCCTACTATCAGGCCCGCGCCATCGACGGCGACATCGAGGAGGGGACCGAAGTGCTGGTGGTCGACCCCGGCGGCGGCAACGTTCTGAAAGTCGAACCGGTCGGGAGCGCGGGCGACGACATCGACCGGGCGCTCGCACGCGACCGGGCGACGACCGACGAGCGCGAATCCGACGCGCGCGAACCTGACACCGAGTCCGAGCGCGCCTGA
- a CDS encoding DUF7312 domain-containing protein yields the protein MPADGRDDDSAAEESDDFVETYEYATEADVIQVEEDGPEEAEEEGAVAGSFSPAGDVEPGTPSAENTVFVALGVYIATLVLGQMFAGSAVYAPTTLAAITATVAVGTALCYGLFTRTDPDT from the coding sequence ATGCCAGCCGACGGGCGAGACGACGATTCGGCCGCCGAGGAGAGCGACGACTTCGTCGAGACGTACGAGTACGCCACGGAAGCCGACGTCATCCAGGTCGAGGAGGACGGCCCCGAGGAAGCGGAAGAAGAGGGCGCAGTCGCCGGTTCCTTCTCTCCGGCGGGCGACGTGGAACCGGGGACGCCGAGCGCGGAGAACACGGTTTTCGTCGCGCTGGGGGTGTACATCGCGACCCTCGTCCTGGGACAGATGTTCGCCGGGAGCGCCGTCTACGCGCCGACGACTCTCGCCGCGATCACGGCGACGGTCGCCGTCGGAACGGCGCTCTGTTACGGTCTCTTCACCCGGACGGACCCCGACACTTAA